One window from the genome of Bacillus tianshenii encodes:
- a CDS encoding STAS domain-containing protein — translation MTNFEDQNEVRVNIERMQQYEKIAFSGKLIYGNTSTVKAKLQADIGEAEGYILNMEKVMFIDSTGFGVLINLAKHLKERTNKIVLVISNDELAEYFTMAKFHLLFPIVHNDQEAFDKLQNDESFQKLLQDY, via the coding sequence GAGGTAAGAGTAAATATTGAAAGGATGCAGCAATATGAAAAAATCGCTTTTAGCGGAAAGCTTATTTATGGGAACACCTCGACAGTAAAAGCGAAGCTACAAGCAGACATAGGGGAAGCAGAAGGCTACATTCTTAATATGGAAAAAGTCATGTTTATTGATAGTACTGGCTTTGGTGTACTAATAAATTTGGCTAAACATTTAAAAGAACGAACAAATAAAATTGTCCTTGTCATTTCAAACGATGAACTTGCTGAATATTTTACAATGGCAAAATTTCATTTGTTGTTTCCGATTGTCCATAATGATCAAGAAGCTTTCGATAAGTTGCAAAATGATGAAAGTTTTCAGAAGCTCTTACAAGACTATTAA